AGGACGGTGGTTCAATCTCTGCACCGGCTGTGATAGTACATTGATGCCTGCCTCAATGCACTGCAAGGGGGTCCAGGTGGCActtcaaggtgcctgggtgggagTGCTAGGGTACTACCTTGCCCAGAGCTCAACCACCCTAGGCCCTCTGATGGCCTAAGAGATTCCTCTAGGTGCCAtttcgcctggtccacgtttgtgtggaccagtgataAATAGTGTCATGGCGCGCTCACACAGGCACGGGTGTTCAACCCTGGGTCTTGCGAGAATCCAACAGATATATTTAAgtcagcctaactgctcacttaaataggcAAATCTGGATACCGCCcaatgagggtgagatccagatcatgaagtcgcacgagatctaatgtgatctagCGAGGCGTCCCCGCGTCACAAATCTTGCAAGAGGTCCCGAGTTGGCtacgaggaggccattcgatcgctGCCCTGGTCTCTCCGGTACTTTCCCAAAGTAACATGTGGCCTTTTGGACAACATCAATGAGTTTGACTATTAGCCTGCCAGATCAATTGTTTCAAGAATTCCTTCTTAATTTCTGCTTTAAAATCTCTGGTTTGGATTTCTATTTCACATTAATCCAGTTTAGTCTAGTGCTCAGACATTCACGGCTTAATTCAAAGTCCCTTGTCTGTAATATATTTTGAAATAACTTATACATCTCACGACGTCCCTTTTAACCACCTCTCGGGACTGATCTTTCCGACCAATACAATGAGGAAAAATTACATAAATGACTTATGTGAGTGGTGATGTTGCCAATTCGGCtcagagacgccaataatgttgctctttttaactggatactaatatgatagttattaatgatgatattgctttcagagctgccaagtatcagatgataccaccacaaggtgtagccggatatcgatcaaagacccaacaaccagttagttagttcaagttcaatgatagtttatttacacaagaattacttcgacatgcaacataaacaagctaaattacacctaacactacaacaacctgtacttaacttcaggcacacgcctttatgcagaggaacaaggcctttcttcggatcttgcgtggctgggtctggagaagtgacttcgtttctgctgggctcatccatctggtagcgatcgttggtcttgaacttgcttctggtcgtgatgctgcaattggttttgggcgcaagccggggccaagagagtgccgttgcaccggggccaaaagagaccgaacacatggcagtgtctctttttatccttcaggggtttcgcactcttttgggcgatccttagctttggacccaataatttggcaggcttcaattactgccttcgattttagccaataaagggtcgggtcccttgatggctgggcatgtcctgaacggtcattgaccttggctgtttggacttcctgggtgaagggagtggcgccgatgagtctgtatctgtatctgatacctgagtataagtcttttgttctggggcaaTGGgcgattagaatgcaaatcggctgggggtttcgatagtgtctggttatctagtggcaaatatacacttaagctctgagtttgtctggatcgtgcattggccatatttcccgtgattctttgcaagtggccatgtttccctttgtaagtggccatcccagatggctacagtgagcAAACCATTGATTTGAAAGGCCTGTACTCTTAGATTTTCTGAAGTCTTCCAGAATTCTGAACTCCTTGTTTCCTGAAATGCTAAACTGTTGTTTATTTCCTTAGGTAATCACCTGCTTTGGAACTTCTGTAAGCCTCTGCAGCTACATTGGGTTTGCAGTTGTGGCCCTACTGGTCGAAATCAACTCAATCTTCCTCCACCTGCGGCAAATTCTTCTGATGGCCAATATGTGCCAAACCACTTGCTTCCGCATCAACAGCATTATCAACCTCGGAACCTATGTCATCTTCCGCATCAGCACGCTGGCCTGGATGACACGCTGGCTGGTCCTAAATCGCAACAATGTCCCCCTAGTGATCTACACCATCGGCAGTGTGGGGTTGACCATCATGACTATGATGAATATTGTGCTTTTTTACCGGCTACTAAGAAGTGATTTTCTGAAATCTAGCAGGGAAGGCAAGAGAGAAAAGTAAAATTGCAATGGCATTCCATCCACAATCCTGGTGCTTGGATTTCTGAATGAAAAGCATAAGAGGGACCGTTCGCTTCTTTGAATTTAACtggtcccattctattcatgtggaATTCTCGATAGCTTGATGGGCTCAAATGCATACATATTTTGGAAATCTGTACCTAATATTTTAAATTTCTAATGATGTTGCGGACGATGTGAAAAAAATGAAACtaaattttttaaaatctttttctaACCGTTCGTGTAATGCTCCTGGAGATTTTGTACTCTTCCACTACCTCGCTTCAAATTATATTGGGCAACTGTTTGCTATCAAacgaggggtgaaaggttatcaggggtcgacaggaatgtggagttgcaGTTACAgtcatgatcgtgttgaatggcggagcaggctggagggcaGAGTGGCCTACATATGTTCATATGCATCGGGCAATGTCGCGGTGATTGTTATGAAACACATCCCAAAGGGATATATTCCAAATAGTTCCTTATTGGCTCTCTTTGATGCTGAAAAATCAATTTGCTCAATTATAAATTCAGATGCCTCCATATGTCAGTGACTCAGCGAGATTCCAAAATGTGCTGAATTAAACATAATCACGTTAAATAATGAAGAACTGGGGATTGAGACTGCAGAGGTATTCTGAAAATAATGAAATGTTTGAATATTCTAGCCAAGTGCAGTGTTCATTTACTAAATGTCTTCATTTTATATAAATGTTTGATAGAGGGTTACTTAATTTTATATAAACTGATGGCATATTTTAAATAGCCAAACAGACATCCGATGTTACTGACAATTCACTATGGGACACAGTCTAAGCAGATACAAAGTTCAGGTATATATAAAAATAGAATTTCATCTTGAATATACATAACTTCAAGAGCTGTTAAAATATTTATAATATATCTACATATACAGTTATACTGAAATAATGTTAATAACCACACAACTCTTTCTTTGGACTGGGTTCATAATATAATTTGTTCAGTAGTTTTAAAACTGTTATACAGTATTCAGGCTCAGACAATACAGAGCTTTCAGTATTGGGAGAATGATTACTTTTTAATGTTACAGAAATATTGTCAGTTTTCCTTTTATAAAGTAACCTTGTTGTGCTAAATGTTCATATATTTTAAAATTCTGAGACCACTTTTTGAACATTGCATTTTGGTATTTTGACTAATTTACAATGTGTAGGACATAATCAAGACTATTAAGCGTGTAACATTTATTTGAGAAACTTTGTTGGTTAATTTGAAAGTATTTATTATGATATTGGCTGGGCAGTCTCTCCTGGTCAGATCAGTTTGCATAAATCCTGAATGTGGCTGTGTGTTTTGTTAACATCGAATTTAATCATTTGAGGGTAATGTCATTGAATTTTTAGAGATTGGGTGCAGTTCTGATTTTTTTTCTCAATGTACCAAGTCTGAAAATCTTGTCAGGTCCACTTCTCTTTTGTTTCAGGGTCCCTGTTTATTGATTTTAAAATGTTGCAGAAAAGATGCTGTTGGAGTGATGAAAGACTGCTTCCTGTTTTATGGTTATCTAAACTTTGGGCCCAAATCAACAGAATTGAAAtctacttggggcagcacggtggcgcagcggttagcactgctgcctcacaaggccgaggacccgggttcgttcctgGCCCCAGgtcgctgactgtgtggagtttgcacagtctcccaatgtctgcatgggtctcactcccacaacccaaaaagatgtgcaaggtaggtgagttggccacgctaaattgtcccttaattggaaaaaaagaatgtgtactctaaaatttaaattaAGAAAAAAGAAATCTATTCTGTTTCAGATGTGGGTTTGTGTGGAACCAATGCACATTTCAGGCTGAAattaatgtgggagagggagaaagattTCAAGGTATAACAGATCCTCCATATGATTGCATTGAGTTACATGGAAACTACTATACAGAAAaaagctaaaagcaaattactgtggatgctggaatctgaaacgaaagagaaaatgctggaaaatctcagcagatctggcaacatctgtcgggagagaaaagagctaacgtttcgagtccgatgactatgTTTGACTCAGCCAGTTTGTGTTCATGTCTATCCTCCATATCCTACATTCCTGTTTCCTTTAACCACCTACCTAACCTATTAAAAGTTGACATGGGATAGCATATTACCACCGGCACTCCCCCCCTCCTCATATTACAGGGGAGGTGCTCAGAGGTGGATAGGAAGGTAGCGCAGTTGGCACCTGCCCCAATTTAACTGCCAACCCTCCATACTAAATCTGCGCTGTTCCCTGTATTGCCTCTACATCCCTCCAGTAGTGTTTTTGAACTACAATTGTTGTACAATTCCCAGAGGCAGTCTTATGGAGACAATGTAAATTGAGGGTAATTgtatctcagccttaaacatattGTGAAAATTCACTTCTGGGGATTGGTGTACATGAACAAGCTCCCAAACCCTTCAAGCAATTTTCTTTagcaaaggttttttttaaaaaaagagcttGTATCGTGCATCATTCTGAATCAGAATATGTCAAAAAAGCACCCATGCATATGTGAGGTCAAgtagttgatgcgaccatcaattcacacaaaaccaggagtgaaagtaaactgtggctttaatcaactagaacagtgcctgcctgcgactggtctgctagtgagagccgcctacagggctactgctctttatacctcccctcaaggggtggagcccacaaggcaccaacatgatacattacaggtaataccttacaatggtccataggtggagtccacatgggcaacagcgtgatacagttatatacatggtgaatgttgactgcaaaacgttcaccacagTAGTAAAATGTATTCATTTAATCAGCCCAATGATGACGCAAGTGCAAAGAATGCAATTGGACTAAGACAAGGAAACCGGAATCACATAAAATAAATTCCTATCTTTATTGAACTGACTATAATACATTTTGCAATTCAGTTAACTGTTTAAATGCTAAATGCTACTTTTTACACAAAGACAAGCATCACGAGCCTTTGATATTTGGTGAATTTCAGTTCAGATAAATCAGGATAAACTGGTAAAACGGAATTGTCCTCAGCCCCACCTTATTTAATCAATTTTCGACACTTTTAGAAGATAAGCGTTTTATAAATCTTTGCCTTAATGTTTCAAGGGTACATGAATTGTCTTCTTGCGGGATTAAATTCTTAGACAGAGAACTATTATAGTTTAAGCAGGGAAATAATGCAAATGCAATATTGAGCATATTTCCTATAACATTACTAACAGGACCTAGAGCTGGGAAATACTACCACCAACAGCAGAATATTTTTTTACCGTAAGTGAATTTGCGACCTCTGGTGGTATTCTGTAATGTAAGTAATTAAGACTATTCAACCTAACATAACCATGGAAATTTAGATTTGTAGACCATCACCAAGCGAGAGGCCTTCGGCTAAGGCCTCATAAACGGTGTCCAATTCCAGGGCTGACTCATTGCAAAACGCTGATagcaaaaaggaaagaaatggaaaCAGATAAACTGGGCGCGAGGCAAGGAGTTGTAAAAGGATGGGTGGGCACTCAAATCTAGAACTAGGCAGAGTGGAATTTTTAGAGGGTCCTAGAATGTGAAGAAGC
The window above is part of the Scyliorhinus torazame isolate Kashiwa2021f chromosome 12, sScyTor2.1, whole genome shotgun sequence genome. Proteins encoded here:
- the tlcd2 gene encoding TLC domain-containing protein 2; translated protein: MEWNPGALIVGVSFGGFKLINRGLGYVPAPESALRNTWKWRNICTSMLHSVVTGIWSVLCFYIHPRMAEDLIDTHSPSSHGLVSLSIGYFIHDFTDLLWNQKCQNSWELLFHHAVVITCFGTSVSLCSYIGFAVVALLVEINSIFLHLRQILLMANMCQTTCFRINSIINLGTYVIFRISTLAWMTRWLVLNRNNVPLVIYTIGSVGLTIMTMMNIVLFYRLLRSDFLKSSREGKREK